Proteins from one Camelina sativa cultivar DH55 chromosome 8, Cs, whole genome shotgun sequence genomic window:
- the LOC104706470 gene encoding CBL-interacting serine/threonine-protein kinase 26-like isoform X2: MNRAAKVQRRVGKYEVGKTLGQGTFAKVRCAVDTETGERVALKILDKEKVLKHKMAEQIRREISTMKLINHPNVVRLYEVLGSKTKIYIVLEFVTGGELFDKIVHDGRLKEENARKYFQQLINAVDYCHSRGVYHRDLKPENLLLDAQGNLKVSDFGLSALSRQVRGDGLLHTACGTPNYAAPEVLNDQGYDGATADLWSCGVILFVLLAGYLPFEDSNLMTLYKLIIAGEYHCPPWLSPGAKNLIVRILDPNPVTRITIPEVLKDAWFKKNYKPAVFEEKEEANLDDVEAVFKDSEEHHVREKKEEQPTPMNAFELISMSRALDLGNLFEEEQGFKRETRFAAKGAANELVQKIEEASKPLGFDIQKKNYKMRLENVNAGRKGNLKVATEIFQVSPSLHMIEVRKTKGDTLEFHKFYKKLSTSLNDVVWKSGESSGLSK, encoded by the exons ATGAATCGTGCTGCCAAGGTTCAGCGTCGTGTTGGTAAGTATGAGGTTGGGAAAACGCTTGGACAAGGCACTTTCGCCAAAGTCAGGTGTGCTGTTGATACCGAGACTGGAGAACGCGTGGCTCTCAAGATCCTTGATAAAGAGAAGGTTCTTAAGCATAAGATGGCtgaacag ATAAGGAGAGAAATTTCTACTATGAAGTTGATTAACCATCCTAATGTTGTGCGGCTTTATGAG GTTCTGGGGAGCAAGACAAAGATCTATATTGTCCTAGAGTTCGTCACTGGTGGAGAGCTTTTTGACAAAATT GTACATGATGGGCGCCTGAAAGAAGAGAACGCACGCAAGTATTTTCAGCAGCTTATCAATGCAGTTGATTACTGCCATAGCAGAGGAGTGTACCACAGGGACTTAAAG CCAGAAAACTTGCTTCTAGATGCTCAAGGAAATCTGAAAGTCTCTGATTTTGGATTGAGTGCCTTGTCTCGACAAGTCAGG GGTGATGGTCTTCTTCACACTGCATGCGGGACTCCAAACTATGCTGCTCCTGAG GTTCTTAATGATCAAGGCTATGATGGGGCAACTGCAGACTTGTGGTCCTGTGGAGTGATACTCTTTGTACTACTTGCTGGCTACTTGCCTTTTGAGGATTCTAATCTCATGACGCTGTATAAACTG ATAATAGCTGGTGAATATCATTGTCCTCCTTGGCTCTCTCCTGGTGCTAAGAACCTGATTGTTCGAATCCTGGATCCTAACCCTGTGACT CGTATCACAATTCCAGAGGTTCTGAAAGATGCATGGTTCAAGAAAAATTACAAGCCAGCTGTTTtcgaggagaaggaagaagcgAACTTGGATGATGTGGAAGCTGTTTTTAAAGATTCAGAA GAGCATCATGtcagagaaaagaaagaggagCAACCAACTCCTATGAATGCCTTTGAGTTGATATCAATGTCGAGAGCTCTGGATCTTGGAAATTTGTTTGAAGAAGAACAG GGATTCAAGCGAGAAACGAGATTTGCAGCTAAAGGTGCTGCTAATGAATTAGTCcagaagattgaagaagcttcTAAGCCTCTCGGTTTcgatattcaaaagaaaaactacAAG ATGAGACTTGAAAACGTGAATGCGGGAAGGAAGGGAAACCTAAAAGTTGCGACTGAG ATATTTCAAGTATCACCATCACTTCATATGATCGAAGTCCGGAAAACTAAAGGGGATACATTAGAATTTCACaag TTCTACAAGAAGCTGTCGACCTCACTTAACGATGTGGTTTGGAAGTCCGGCGAGAGCTCTGGTTTGAGCAAATAA
- the LOC104706474 gene encoding NAD(P)H-quinone oxidoreductase subunit U, chloroplastic has translation MASLSSTITQPSLVHIPGESVLRHVPSTCSFPLKPTSTTKRIICSPARNSGEVSAEAETDGGTSTAVDEAPKVSPSLISALNVERALRGLPITDVDHYGRLGVSRKCSYDQVRIGYQDRVKELKEQGLDEEQLKTKLDLVKESYTILSTVEERRMYDWSLARSEKAERYVWPFEVDIMEPSREEPPPQEPEDVGPTRVLGYFIGAWLVLGIALSVAFNR, from the exons ATGGCTTCGTTATCATCAACGATAACTCAACCGTCGTTAGTACACATTCCCGGCGAATCCGTACTCCGTCACGTACCGAGCACGTGCTCTTTCCCGTTGAAGCCAACATCCACCACGAAGCGGATCATCTGTTCGCCGGCGAGAAACTCCGGTGAGGTGTCGGCGGAGGCAGAAACAGACGGTGGAACTAGCACCGCCGTGGATGAAGCACCGAAAGTATCACCATCTTTAATCTCAGCTCTCAACGTCGAACGCGCTCTCCGTGGCCTTC CGATTACAGATGTAGATCACTATGGACGGCTTGGAGTTTCGAGAAAGTGTTCTTATGATCAGGTTCGAATCGGTTACCAAGATAGAGTTAAGGAGTTAAAGGAACAAGGCCTAGACGAAGAACAACTTAAGACCAAGTTGGATCTTGTCAAA GAGTCATATACGATCTTGTCGACCgtggaagagagaagaatgTACGATTGGAGTCTGGCCAGAAGCGAAAAAGCAGAGCGGTATGTGTGGCCATTTGAGGTTGACATCATGGAACCGTCCAGGGAAGAACCACCTCCTCAG GAACCGGAAGACGTAGGACCAACGAGGGTTTTGGGATACTTCATTGGGGCATGGCTTGTCCTTGGTATCGCTCTTTCTGTTGCATTCAATCGTTAG
- the LOC104709268 gene encoding uncharacterized protein LOC104709268 translates to MKKKPETWSRAFFKLGSNCEDVDNNATKSFNASITKARAKAMIPMLETIRRQAMHQMVKRQNKSKNHEGRFTKYVAKILAEQKKDANKCDTTPATHGVYEVMLYGNKNSVNTKRRTCTCGKWQISGIPCEHAYGAMIDYDMNVEDYVSGFFSTDLWRDNYEQSIHPMRRPRFWMTSMYRLVTAPPEPILPGKKKINRQKTYQRIKGKQESPKKKTIKETLGRKGRIIRCSSCGETGHNAAGCKKYPKEKTKIQRTTEVGSSSYQVPDTISLTQPSQTSTDMVVYE, encoded by the exons ATGAAAAAGAAACCCGAGACGTGGTCAAGAGCTTTCTTTAAACTTGGAAGCAACTGTGAGGATGTTGATAACAACGCCACAAAATCATTCAACGCATCAATTACAAAAGCAAGGGCTAAGGCAATGATTCCAATGTTGGAGACAATTAGGAGGCAAGCTATGCATCAAATGGTGAAGAGGCAAAATAAATCCAAGAATCACGAAGGAAGATTTACAAAGTATGTTGCCAAGATTCTCGCAGAGCAGAAGAAAGATGCAAACAAGTGTGATACAACTCCCGCAACTCATGGAGTATACGAGGTTATGCTTTATGGGAATAAGAATTCGGTGAACACGAAAAGAAGAACATGTACATGTGGTAAATGGCAAATCAGTGGGATTCCATGTGAGCATGCTTATGGAGCAATGATTGATTATGATATGAATGTTGAAGATTATGTATCAGGATTTTTCAGCACTGATTTGTGGCGAGACAATTACGAGCAGTCCATACATCCAATGAGAAGGCCAAGATTCTGGATGACATCTATGTATCGCTTGGTAACAGCACCACCTGAGCCTATACTACCcgggaagaaaaaaataaatagacagAAGACATATCAAAGGATTAAAGGAAAACAAGAGTCaccgaagaagaaaacaataaaagaaacacTTGGAAGGAAGGGACGCATTATACGTTGTTCGTCTTGTGGTGAAACTGGTCATAATGCAGCTGGGTGTAAAAAATATCCAAAGGAAAAGACAAAGATACAAAGAACTACTGAG gtcGGGTCATCATCATATCAAGTACCTGATACAATCTCTCTCACGCAACCATCGCAAACAAGCACCGACATGGTGGTTTATGAGTAA